The Tetrapisispora phaffii CBS 4417 chromosome 16, complete genome genomic sequence CCTGTCCATTCAGTGTATGATACATGACTTTCGTGGATAACAGGAGTTTCAACTAAGtaaattgttgttgttgattCGTAACCGTCGTCACCTGTTGTTATGGAGGTTATAGTCCAATAAGTTTTAGTTGTTTTCCCAGTCCATTCAGTGAAATGTGTAGTTGTGGTGTCATATGTTGGTGTTTCAACGAAGTATGTTGTTTCTGTTGTTTCTATTTCATCTATTCCGGTATAAGTTGAGATAATAGTAGAATATGTTCTAATAGTTGAGCCTGAACCTGCAGTGGTTGAATAAAAAGTAGTTTCTGCAGTAGGGGtattaacaaaatatgTTGTTTCAGTAGTACCAAAACCATCTTCACCAGTGGATGTACTAATCAAAGTTGAATAAGTTGTTACGTAAGTACCTGTCCATTTTGTTGCCGTGGATGCAATTGATTCATCTGATGGAGTTTCAATGAAATAAGTTGTCTCGGTTGTTTCTTCGCCATCCATACCTGTTTTAGTTTTGACAGTCGTTGAAACAGTCGTTACGAAACTATTAGTACCATGAGTATAAGTATAATCAGTATCAGCTTTAGTTGGAGTTAACACTGTATATATAGTTTCTGTAGTGGTCAAATCATCAGTACCAACATACGTAGTAGTAATCATGTTAAAAGTTGTGGTTACCGAACCTGTCCAATAACTAGTGGTTGTACTAGTAGCCTGTGGTGTAGCAGGACAATCTGTTTCTAGATTATCATAAAAGGTAACTGCTTCTTTCCAGTCAGTATGGATTTCACCTTCTGGATCTGTGTATTGTAAATTTAGGATACCAATATAACCAATATTGAAGTACACGATTTTCAATGGGTAAGCATAACCAGCTTCCAAATAACCTTCGATATATCTTCTTTCGTTAGTAGCCCATTGATTAACGGCATTTAAGCTAATATCATCATAATCGGCTGCACTTTCGTCAGCGTTACAACAAGTAAAGGCAGATGGATTAGCAAAAAGTAATAAAGCAGAATCATCGGTATcgaaaaattcaaatgcATAATTACCAGAAACAGGTGGAACAAAATAACCAGTTAATTCTAAAgtaaaattagaaatagTTATAGGTACACCATAAACTTCACCCCAGGCGATGGTACCTGCAGAGTGATCGGTGTAGctaaaattaatatctGTGACACCTGATGTGGTGGCTATTTCATTGTTTATTTCATCATAGACATCAAAAAGATAATCTAAAGGTGAGTACAGATTACTGTATTCAGGGTAGTAGTATGGAAAAAATCTTGCTCTGAAACCAGCGGTACCAGACGATAGAGCTGGAATGTCACAATGATACTCATATGCTtttgtataatttattagGAAAAGAAAGGGCACTAAAAGCTGCCCCAGGAGCGTGTTAGACCACTGCATATAGACCAAAagattaatttattttatcaattctTCTGACAAACTGTAGCGAAGTAGATGCGATTTCGACTGTTCAATATTAACTAATTTCTGAAAGaaacataaaaaaattggaaagTGTAGTTTAGAGAATATctgttaaaataatatctaaaaatttgaagTTGCTTAAATATTTGCTTATTTGCATTATTTTTTCCCATCTCATTTACTTTAAGGAAAGAAGATGATTGGAAATGAATGCATAATATTGCTCTTCTTTCTCTTCTCTCGAGTTAAAATTTGCTTGATGTGATGGTTTAGTTGAATATACCAGCATGCGCCGATAACTTATCACTGGTCATTTCACCAAATTTTTTCATGTAGTATTCGCCATTCTAAAACAGGCAAGTGTTAGAGCAGACTCGATAAAACTTTGGGAAGTATTCAAAACAACTAATTCTAGCCTCCAAATAGTATCAGAGCCATAAGGGAAAGCACATAACTCGTTTTGTACATGCGTAAACATTGCTACAGGTCATTACTGTGGACcgtttataatattaacaatgaattaaataaatttggtGAATTCCCACAACCCTAATGGTATTCGATTACGATGACCCAAAATTTCATACTATCAAAAGCGCTTAATTACCAGCGAGCATCGGTCCACTGCTTGACGCTTCTAATGACATCCGGAAATACATAGATCAACTGATGTCCAAATAACATAATGTTCCAATTGTATCTTGTACGACGCGTTGCTAAGCACAAAATGCCAGCTTTTCCCTCTCTCATAGTAGCTAAATTGCCAATACAACTTCTCTATGTTACCACAGTACCAAGTGGTCGATTCCGTAGCGGCTCGATTTCTACCTCTCAACAAGGGACTTATACAAAGATAGACAGACAAAGGTCAATTAACAGTTAACATACTCAGCAACCAAGTAGTAATGTACACCTAATATGACAACAAAACGTAATGGCATACTGAAATATTACTGAAGTCTACCaacgaagaagaaattttgaaaagagaAATTGTGAGCAAAAAACCTCAAAACAACGTCCACAACCGAGTACATATTAGGAAATACAAGATTGCTTCGAAGTATTCGTGCAAAGATCTCTCTGTAAATAAATTCCTGCCATTGCAAAAAGAAACGTGAACATTTTCTATTTCCTATTTCGGCCCGAAACTGTTTTGGAAAAATTGAGATTTTCGAGAACTGTGTCCGAAAAAGGGAAGAGAGTGAAATTGAATGCAGTAGTAGTATGTCTGTTATCAAAAGTTCATGCAGAGAGAGAAAGTTTGCTCGGTGTGTTGTTCTTGTATATGATGACAGTACACTATTAGCAGCTGATCTGCGGGTTATGGAAAATGCTACTAGATTGTGGTACTCAGACGGTTATACATGCAGCGAAAGACATTGTTATCTCATTTTGTCTCATCtaaaaatgtaaataattgaGATTGAAACAATATTCTCTCAATAGAGTAACATATCAATGGTTATTTTTTAGGCAACCGATGTTCTAGACGGccaattgttttaataagtCACCGCTTCtattttagttttatttcAACTTAACAAAATTACAAGCACGAAGATAGGTTTTTGTCAACAACATTACGCTCTAATTATCTAACACGAGTACGTGCAATAGTTGAATGCCATTCTACTTCTCGATTATTGGCAAATACCTCAAAATGGCCAAATCTGTAATATCGATTGTCTAAAAAGATCACaaactttttcttttttcttttttcttttttctttttctgcCCGTATGGTAACCAGATTCAAATTACGaacatcaaaaaattaCCTGGAAATGTGAGGTGACACAGATCTGGTAATGTAAAAAGGAAATGAAAGTAAGTAGCTTTTGGTGATTACGATTAATAAGAATAGTTATGTAATAAACTATTGCAAAgttcaattattaaattgaCAATGTCCGTGCAGTTGCATTGGATATGAGCAACAGACAATCACGTTATTGTGcattattcttttaatatcatttaacTTGCAAAAATTACTCAACAAAGTgctataataaaataatattgtttaaattaAGCAGCAGAATTACAGCACTTCACATGTCTGATAAGAAGACAATTAGTAGGCCGTGGCCTGGAAACAACAATTTTCCCAGCATAAAGTTGATTATCAGCGGGCATTAGACGACTACTGCCGATCAAAACTTCCAACTTGTTAACAATTACGATTATATTGAAGAACCATAACAGTTATGACATCATAACAATATTAGAATTAAATTACATAACAACTGACTATTTACTCGATATTAATCGGCTAAATCAAAACATCCGATGAAGGTGTATAAGCTAATTAAATCATACTTTTATACCATGGCTTATCATCATGCGTTAACAATTCATTATCGTAGTCGACTGCTCTTCTAGAGGCTGGAACCCATTGTGCTGACTTCCATGGTAGAACACCTTCTTCCCATAACTCATTGATTTCTTCTAATGTTAAACCTTTAGTTTCCGGAACAATGAGGAAGACATAAAAGAACATGAAAACTAAACATCCCATGAATACATAACCATAGTAAAAGTTAATGGCTGAAGTGATGAATGGAGTAAAGAAAGCAATCAAGAAACCCCAAGTCCAATTAGCAGCAGAAGCGATAGACATACACTTGGATTTAACTCTTAATGGGAAAGATTCTGCTGTGATAACCCAAGCAACTGGAGCCCATGTAGTGGCATAACAGAAAATGTAGAAACAGGTAAAAACAATCATACAATTACCGGCACCTTTAGAAGATGGTTGATCGTCACCGTTTGGATACAAGCTTGTGACACCAACAGATGCATAAATGACCATACATGCCATCATTGATGCAGCACCCCATAATAGACATCTACGACGGCCTAATTTTTCCACAGTGTAAAGGGCAACGAAAGTGGAAGCAAAGTTAACAATACCGATAATAATGGAAGTTTGGAAAGAATCCTCCAAACCAATGGACTTGAAGATACTTGTACCATAGTAGAAGAAGTAATTATTACCAGTCAATTGTTGTAAACATTGAATCATACATCCCATTGTCAAACGTTGAACAATTTTTGATCTAGTAGAGAACAATTCTTTCCAACTAGCGTCACCAGCAGCCTTTTCTGCTTCAACACCGGCAGAAATCAGATCATATTCCTCAATTACAATTGGATCTTCAATAGTACATCTGTTTGACTTAGCTAAAGATCTCTTAGCTTCTTCCAGTCTCCCAACTTCAACCAGATATCTTGGAGATTCTGGAACTAAAGTCAAAGCAAATAACATGAACAAAGCCCATGCAAAACACAACCCTAATGGGACTCTCCATTGGACAGAGTTCGAGTAATTTTTAGTACCATAGTTAGTACAATAACCCAAAAAGATACCTGCAGTAATCATCAATTGATAACAAGAAACTAAAGAACCTCTAACTTGCTTTGGAGCAATCTCAGAAATTAACATTGGACATAATACAGCAATACCACCGACACCTAAACCAGAAATAATTCTAccaataaaatattgatacCATTTGTCAATTGACGCAATctgaataataataccaaTGATATAAATGGTAACAACAATGAACAAACCAATTCTACGACCATATAAGTCACCACCCTTTGACAAAATAATACCACCAATGGCACAAccaatattgaaaatagcGACAATTAAACCGGTCCTTGCATTAGAGAAATATGGAGTTCCATCTGAATGTTTTGAACCAAATCTATCTAGGAAATCAGTTTGATTAACAAAACCTGAGATAGTACCTGTATCCCAACCGAAAATAAAACCACCAAAGGCGACACATAAACATAACAAACTAGctgataaatatttagattTTGAACTTTTTGGAGCAGGGTCTTCCATATTCAGATCATCTGGTGTTTGTGCTTTTATATCTTCATAATCTTCTTTAACAGAAGGTGTAGATAAATGTGAATTTTGAGAGCTTCTCTCTAATTCTTCGTCATGAATGTTTTCTGacatttttttctcttgtttatatatcttataAACCTACGACGTTAAAGTATTGTCGATGTTCTATGTTCTTATTGTGAACTGTAGAAAAGGAAggatatatttaattggagagaaaacataaaaaataaCTTCATTTACAAGAAATCCTGCCATCTTATATCCATTTGGAAACCAGATcatcttttgaaaacaaGAACACTAA encodes the following:
- the TPHA0P00120 gene encoding sugar porter family MFS transporter (similar to Saccharomyces cerevisiae YFL040W; ancestral locus Anc_8.22), with the protein product MSENIHDEELERSSQNSHLSTPSVKEDYEDIKAQTPDDLNMEDPAPKSSKSKYLSASLLCLCVAFGGFIFGWDTGTISGFVNQTDFLDRFGSKHSDGTPYFSNARTGLIVAIFNIGCAIGGIILSKGGDLYGRRIGLFIVVTIYIIGIIIQIASIDKWYQYFIGRIISGLGVGGIAVLCPMLISEIAPKQVRGSLVSCYQLMITAGIFLGYCTNYGTKNYSNSVQWRVPLGLCFAWALFMLFALTLVPESPRYLVEVGRLEEAKRSLAKSNRCTIEDPIVIEEYDLISAGVEAEKAAGDASWKELFSTRSKIVQRLTMGCMIQCLQQLTGNNYFFYYGTSIFKSIGLEDSFQTSIIIGIVNFASTFVALYTVEKLGRRRCLLWGAASMMACMVIYASVGVTSLYPNGDDQPSSKGAGNCMIVFTCFYIFCYATTWAPVAWVITAESFPLRVKSKCMSIASAANWTWGFLIAFFTPFITSAINFYYGYVFMGCLVFMFFYVFLIVPETKGLTLEEINELWEEGVLPWKSAQWVPASRRAVDYDNELLTHDDKPWYKSMI